A window from Heteronotia binoei isolate CCM8104 ecotype False Entrance Well chromosome 15, APGP_CSIRO_Hbin_v1, whole genome shotgun sequence encodes these proteins:
- the LOC132584244 gene encoding TIMELESS-interacting protein-like, translating into MDPAEGNLFDIPDYEHTQDEEFQALPPPASPGGEDEEETEEKKSSQNPTRKGVRRPMPKLDAQRLISERGLPALRNMFDNVQFKRKGHEAADLKMLVTRMEHWAHRLFPKLQFEDFVERVECLGNKKEVQTCLKRIRLDLPILHEDFTGDDGGNSGPNTATEELDGFSENQNAREENVSIQSASLTEEQQQRIERNKWMALERRQAKLQLNSQTQEENELPAAQPNEECENIPAQEQDDLTVVEAEDSPFVAAEDEMQSGPEEHDQ; encoded by the coding sequence ATGGATCCAGCAGAGGGCAATTTGTTTGACATTCCTGATTACGAACACACCCAGGATGAGGAGTTTCAAGCTCTACCTCCCCCAGCCTCCCCAgggggagaagatgaagaagagacagaagaaaaaaaatcatcacaAAACCCTACCAGGAAAGGCGTTAGAAGGCCAATGCCTAAACTAGATGCTCAGAGATTAATTTCAGAGCGAGGACTTCCAGCTCTGCGGAATATGTTTGATAATGTACAGTTCAAACGTAAAGGTCATGAGGCAGCAGACTTGAAGATGCTCGTCACGCGCATGGAGCATTGGGCTCACAGGCTGTTCCCTAAACTGCAGTTTGAAGATTTTGTGGAAAGAGTAGAGTGCCTGGGAAATAAAAAAGAAGTTCAAACGTGCTTAAAGCGAATTCGACTTGACCTGCCCATTCTGCACGAAGACTTCACAGGTGATGATGGTGGAAACAGTGGACCCAATACAGCTACTGAAGAACTAGATGGTTTTTCGGAGAACCAAAATGCAAGAGAAGAAAATGTTTCAATTCAGAGTGCTTCTCTAacagaggagcagcagcagagaaTTGAAAGGAACAAATGGATGGCGCTTGAAAGGCGGCAAGCAAAACTGCAGCTTAACAGTCAGACGCAAGAAGAAAACGAGCTGCCTGCAGCCCAGCCAAATGAAGAATGTGAGAACATTCCAGCTCAGGAACAAGATGATCTGACTGTAGTAGAAGCAGAAGACTCACCTTTTGTAGCTGCTGAGGACGAGATGCAAAGTGGTCCAGAAGAACACGATCAATGA